A section of the Oryza sativa Japonica Group chromosome 1, ASM3414082v1 genome encodes:
- the LOC107275946 gene encoding putative disease resistance protein RGA3, producing the protein MMDTFFSAVLGDLLSRSISFMIDRYKQQQQSVEEESRLQQLHRVLLRIEAIVEEADGRLITNRAMLQQLGMLREMMYRGYYFLDGFRYRIAQPHAQDEVGDLSPFSPLKRFCISTRDRKTTISEILEKKELQEMLGRLKTVVSDMQEFVVLVSGYPRMKRQPYCSYLLLENCMFGRQIEKERIINFLLAPHPLGDEEDIDVLPIIGPGRVGKSTLVEHVCRDERVREYFSTTVFYGPDSIGDGDLAPLTDTGAIKHRNPASSKLSLAIIELVDEMDDETWRRILQSLRSGDHVAPVSKIIITSRSNKIATFGTTKALHLGFLPKEDFWYFFKTVAFGSTNPEEEPKLASICMEIAAVLNGSFMGLNIVASILNSNLSAQFWYSLLKRLKFFTYRHIHLLGEHPRDLYNANSGRTYIWMHENYCGDSDLVTYNYYQVNSARLNGLQTVLTSRDILTGTVKPQAAKYEVLEWQSSIPPYISYITQYEILAQQKLMLPPKRKRSGALSEELV; encoded by the coding sequence ATGATGGACACTTTCTTTTCTGCTGTTCTTGGTGATCTTCTCAGCAGGTCCATATCCTTCATGATTGACAGATacaaacagcaacagcagagcgtggaggaggagagccGTCTGCAGCAGTTACACCGCGTGCTTCTACGGATCGAAGCCATCGTCGAGGAGGCCGACGGGAGGCTCATCACAAACCGAGCGATGCTGCAACAGCTTGGCATGTTGAGAGAGATGATGTACAGAGGCTACTACTTCCTCGATGGTTTCAGGTATCGAATCGCTCAACCACATGCTCAAGATGAGGTGGGTGATCTGTCCCCTTTCAGTCCATTAAAGCGGTTCTGTATCTCCACTAGAGATAGGAAAACTACAATATCcgaaattttggagaaaaaagaGCTGCAAGAGATGCTTGGTCGCCTGAAAACCGTAGTTTCAGACATGCAGGAGTTTGTTGTGCTCGTCAGCGGCTACCCTCGTATGAAACGCCAACCATATTGCAGCTACTTGTTGCTGGAGAACTGCATGTTTGGCCGCCAAATAGAGAAGGAGAGGATCATCAACTTCTTGCTAGCACCACATCCTCTCGGTGATGAAGAAGATATCGATGTGCTTCCGATAATTGGACCGGGCAGAGTTGGGAAGAGCACACTCGTCGAGCACGTCTGCCGTGATGAAAGGGTTCGTGAATACTTTTCTACGACTGTTTTCTATGGCCCAGATAGCATTGGCGATGGAGACCTGGCGCCTCTTACAGACACCGGTGCAATCAAACATCGAAATCCTGCCTCAAGCAAGCTGTCACTAGCGATCATTGAACTTGTGGATGAGATGGATGATGAAACATGGAGAAGAATATTGCAAAGCCTAAGATCAGGAGACCATGTAGCACCTGTGAGCAAGATCATAATAACAAGTCGATCAAACAAGATCGCAACTTTTGGAACAACAAAAGCACTCCATTTAGGTTTTTTGCCAAAAGAAGATTTTTGGTATTTCTTCAAGACGGTCGCATTTGGGAGCACAAATCCAGAAGAGGAGCCGAAGCTAGCATCTATATGTATGGAGATTGCAGCTGTTCTGAATGGATCTTTCATGGGATTAAACATCGTTGCGAGCATACTCAATTCTAATCTCAGCGCTCAATTCTGGTACAGTTTGCTCAAACGCCTGAAATTTTTCACATACAGGCATATACATCTGCTAGGTGAACACCCAAGAGACTTGTATAATGCTAACAGTGGACGTACTTACATTTGGATGCATGAAAACTATTGTGGTGACAGTGACTTAGTGACATACAATTATTACCAAGTAAATTCTGCAAGGTTAAATGGTCTACAAACGGTACTAACAAGCAGAGATATTCTAACCGGAACTGTTAAGCCTCAGGCAGCAAAATATGAAGTCTTGGAATGGCAATCCAGCATACCTCCATACATTAGCTACATCACGCAATACGAGATACTTGCACAACAGAAACTTATGCTACCTCCTAAAAGGAAGCGATCCGGGGCGCTCTCAGAAGAGTTAGTTTGA
- the LOC107277145 gene encoding putative disease resistance protein RGA3: MDAFFSAVLGDLLSRSISFTIDRYYRQHQGVEENLRKLHRMLLRIQAIVEEAHGRQITNQAMLLQLRMVRAVMYRGYYFLDNFRYRTVQAHAQDEVGDRSLGLSPFSQFKRFCFSTRTRKIASEVLDQKELQKMLGHLENIVSDMQEFVAFVSCYPHMSRQPYCSYLLLENCMFGRQIEQERIINFLLEPNHPSAKGINVLPIIGPGRVGKSTLVEHVCHDERVRKYFSMIVLCSADSIGGGFLTDTGLIKHRNPTSTGQSLVIIELADDDMDDRTWARILHNLRGEHITPVSKIILTSRSDKIRAFGTTEALHLDFLPKEAFWYFFKTIAFGSRNPEEEPKLASICMEIATLVKGSFMATHVIGGILRSNLSAQFWCRFLKCFRHYTDMHISVLGEHPSDAYTKTSGLTYIWTSRNMSVVAATYSLHQASSAQLADLSPILSNDVLTGDVEPPEKFDALEWRSSIPPYYNYISHYEILAQPPDMLPKRKRSRSLSEGLV, encoded by the coding sequence ATGGACGCCTTCTTCTCTGCTGTTCTTGGTGATCTTCTCAGCAGGTCCATATCCTTCACGATTGACAGATACTACCGGCAGCATCAGGGTGTGGAGGAGAATCTACGGAAGTTACACCGCATGTTGCTGCGGATCCAAGCCATCGTTGAGGAGGCACATGGGAGGCAGATCACGAACCAAGCTATGCTGCTTCAGCTTAGGATGGTGAGAGCCGTGATGTACAGAGGCTACTACTTCCTTGATAATTTCAGGTACCGAACTGTTCAAGCGCATGCTCAAGATGAGGTGGGTGATCGCTCTCTTGGCCTGTCCCCTTTCAGCCAATTTAAGCGGTTTTGTTTCTCCACTAGAACAAGGAAAATTGCATCCGAAGTTTTGGACCAGAAGGAGTTGCAGAAGATGCTTGGTCACCTAGAAAACATTGTTTCAGACATGCAGGAGTTTGTTGCGTTTGTGAGTTGCTACCCTCATATGAGTCGTCAACCTTATTGCAGCTACTTGTTGCTAGAAAACTGCATGTTTGGTCGCCAGATAGAACAGGAGAGGATCATCAACTTCTTGCTAGAACCAAATCATCCTAGTGCAAAAGGCATTAATGTGCTTCCGATAATTGGACCGGGCAGGGTAGGAAAGAGCACTCTTGTTGAGCATGTCTGTCATGATGAACGGGTGCGTAAATACTTCTCCATGATTGTTTTATGTAGCGCAGATAGTATTGGGGGTGGTTTTCTTACAGACACCGGTCTAATCAAACATCGAAATCCTACCTCAACTGGACAATCATTGGTTATCATTGAACTTGCTGATGATGATATGGACGACAGAACATGGGCAAGAATATTGCACAACCTAAGAGGAGAGCACATAACACCTGTGAGTAAGATCATATTAACGAGCCGATCAGACAAGATAAGGGCTTTTGGAACAACAGAAGCACTTCATTTAGATTTTCTTCCAAAAGAAGCATTTTGGTATTTCTTCAAGACGATTGCTTTTGGGAGCAGGAATCCCGAAGAAGAGCCAAAGCTAGCATCCATTTGTATGGAGATCGCGACCTTGGTGAAGGGATCTTTCATGGCAACACACGTCATTGGTGGCATACTCAGGTCTAATCTTAGTGCTCAATTCTGGTGCAGGTTTCTCAAATGCTTCAGGCATTACACAGACATGCATATCTCCGTGCTAGGAGAACACCCAAGCGACGCGTATACAAAAACAAGTGGACTTACTTACATTTGGACATCTAGAAATATGAGTGTTGTCGCAGCGACATATAGCCTCCATCAAGCAAGTTCTGCTCAGCTGGCTGATCTATCCCCAATTCTATCAAATGATGTTCTTACCGGAGACGTTGAGCCTCCGGAGAAATTTGATGCCCTGGAGTGGCGATCTAGCATACCTCCTTACTACAACTATATTTCGCATTACGAGATACTTGCACAACCACCGGATATGCTGCCTAAAAGGAAGCGGTCCCGGTCGCTCTCAGAAGGTTTGGTTTAA